cCTCTCATAGTTACACtaggaaaaaagaaaataagacaTGAACAAAAATATAAGACTGCAAAAACTGTAAGTTTTATATAGAACTTTTATATGAAACCTACTACTTTTCTTTTGGAAACACATATGAAACCTAGAATTAAGAAATAGATGCCGTAAAacagtaaaaaatatataccgTCCAACCAATGCTAAATGATATCACTCTCTCCATGTACTAGTGAAAACCAAAGCGcatgaaaattgaaatatcactTTATTGTTCATGGCACATTACCGCAAATTATTAACCTTCCACGTTTCCACTATAACTTAAAAAGGGGAATAAGATATAATTGTAAATTAATGTTTTGGGTATGTGATGCTACTGCCAGCCACGGACCGAAAGTGATATAAGTCATCATCTctcttaatatttttgtaatataatgcacattataatatataacagACAATCCCACCTCTGCTATAAGTCCAttataaataaactatataaatcAACGAcaattaaatacataaaaggagTCTCCATCAAACAAAATCATAAGGGTAAGCATTTTTCTTATCCGTAATTATATCACAAAGAACTTAGCCTATTTCTAGGAAATTTTGGTTTGTGGGACATTTTAATTACAATAATATACTAGATCTCTATGGTtgcgcagatttttgttttcatttatttttatattaatattttgttttcaattctaaattggtatatattataatatatatgtgtctatcaatttttaaaatataataagtttactgtatattttttcatttaataaattgtttcaaactttcgcacgtatttgtatcttcttctatatatatattttcggattattatttcattattaaaatcgtaactatatatataaatattattaaaatattgttttattgtcatattcaaagatattgtaacatttcacaaatttataaagtttttaaaaaattaaacttttcgtttcatagatttatattatcgagtatataattaaacatttagtttttgtttaatttttaaaataaactatatagtttaaaatttgttttcattggtttaaggtagtaaagattaatcattgttagataatatgatttttgttatttaaaaaaaaattatataattttaaaagttaacatcgacaaatatttaaatatttagcatatagaggtatagtattataacattaaattatatatatttaatttatattatctatatattCAATGGATTATCTAtcgtttaaatctaattattgatagtccaatataaatttctggtatgcccaaaatttaaatgataagattagatattaaatgtaacatgactttgtAGGAATAGAtccattaggtctattttttaaaaaatcacatatgaatCGAGgttgttaattttgttttaatatataagatttcgAGTGGGTATATCAATTATATAGTTATCCAGTAGTGaattattataacaaaataaaaaaaaaaatccaagatcTTCCACAATGACCATTATAAATACCAGCTGATCCAAGCATATctacaaatagaacctaagccTTTCTCATTCCAAAAACAAACACTTCATTTATTACTAAGTTTTCTTGATCAACCGTAAAATGGAGAGAATAAGAGATCTGTCGTCGAAGACAGCAGCAGTAATATTCACTAAGAGCTCTTGCTGTATGTGCCATAGCATCAAGACGTTATTCTACGAACTAGGAGCTAGTCCAGCGATTCACGAGCTCGATAAGGACTCCGAAGGCCGTGAAATGGAGCGGGCCCTGCGTGCGCTCGGCTCATCAAACCCAGCAGTTCCAGCTGTTTTTGTCGGAGGAAGGTATATCGGATCAGCCAAAGACATCATCTCGTTCCACGTCGACGGGTCGCTCAAACAAATGCTTAAAGACGCAAAGGCCATATGGCTATAGCGTTCTAACAGTtacatgtatgtatatatatgcatgtatacatatatatatatatatatatatgtgatgtcAATAATCAGTGcgtaaaacatatattatatagataATCGGGAGGAAGCATAGATGTATTAAAATGCTGGGCTTCCTTCGCATGGAGGTGATTTATAATAAGTTATATACATTTATAGATGTATATATGCATCTTGACTTGCATTGTACGGAGGAAAAGACAAGTGTACGTTTAAGCAACTGTTGTAACACTGGTGTTAAAGTTCCACGAAGTAAAGataaacaaaaatgtaaaatcatATGATTAAATGCGTCATTTTGTTGAAATGCTACTGCATTGATATTATTATTACTGAACAGACGaatgaatataattaaatttaacaacAGTGACTGAGATAGATCGATGAAGTGACAAGATGAGCGATGATTATCACAAAGGAATTATACACGTAGACGCGGAATTACTTCTATATAGGAATATAGGATCCCTTATCTTCTGTGAATGAATAGAAGGGCGAATATCTTATACACTTGAAAAGCTTCACCCACAAGTCACCGGAACATAGAACAACACTAGGTAAACATGTGGTCAGTGCGAAAATTCACGTCGCACTACCGgatatttttgtagttttaatctttttaattgttaaatatCGACTAGGAtcaatttcataaatatatacaaaattcacGATATGTTTTGTTTATCACTAAAAAATTAGGTCGCTGAGTTTAATATGTAATACATAATTTTCCaagtaaaagaaaattgtaagaCTGATCTAATCTTTGAAAGAATTTTGTTTGCCGGCCATTTTACAAGTATGAAGTTACGTCTGGGAAGAGAGAGGACAAGAGCAGAATCAAACATGAGTGTGTATAAATGTAAGAATATGTCTTTAGGCAAGTTGGTGGTAGGGGACATTAATTGAACTAGGGAATAATCACTACGTGTTTACATATATAGCtgatagatatgtatatataattaacaccAAAAGCTCGAATCCTGCTTTGGGTATACAGTCTTCTTTTCTAGCCCATAATGATTCGATCAATGAGCTATGAGAGAAATCCAGCTACgagcagaaacaaaacaaaatgatcGACAACTTCACTTCGCTTTTACAGTATTTTGACTTCAAAACTCGAAAGTCAAGAGAAACATTTTTATAGAATAATTAAGTATCACTCATGCTAATATTTGAAAGGAAAAATACTGACTTTTTCGCATTTTTTGTTATCGTATAAGCTTTTtgataaactatatataatgaataaagagtttttttttgacctagttataatgttaaaaaaaaaccccagctataatgttcaaaaaaattcCTAGACTTATATATCATTACTAAAATTTACACCAGCACGTCTAATACTAGTCAACCAAGTTGTGTGAGGATGAGGGAGAATGTACATGAAAAgcaattatacaattacaaCGTGTTTGTAATTGTACCATACTCTAGTGTGTTGGTAATATAGTTAATATAACCGTCTTTAACCAAAAATAATCTAGcgaaaatttgaaaatcatcCTAAATTGTTCAGTCCGTTCAAGTCGACATAAGCCAAGCCTTTTAGTCCCATACTCCCATGGAACAGATATACGTATTTGCTATAGGCTTTTCTTGGTCTGTTCAAAATTTATATAGTCGAAAAG
The window above is part of the Brassica napus cultivar Da-Ae chromosome C8, Da-Ae, whole genome shotgun sequence genome. Proteins encoded here:
- the LOC106374176 gene encoding glutaredoxin-C11-like, yielding MERIRDLSSKTAAVIFTKSSCCMCHSIKTLFYELGASPAIHELDKDSEGREMERALRALGSSNPAVPAVFVGGRYIGSAKDIISFHVDGSLKQMLKDAKAIWL